The Nocardia arthritidis genome has a window encoding:
- a CDS encoding DUF6545 domain-containing protein produces MPFAVGVLATVFTAMITCGRWLLLNDTAAHRLINVTLSWILGALIAYEASIGRSFADAGYRLFLACGVMAMANFYGVVRLFDGGDIRTTRRKQLLYNAIGAPGAVAVLIIGRPAESSLTWETLVVWAIFNIPMLLVAGRTARQSLREVRSADGSTRGRLWFGLLLLAALVWGYSAIASGVIVLCGGELVSPARDWTIPACLIFMAVIALTGVPLLDVLLERMGWDRAGRDMRRLHRLWRDVTAAVPEVVLRPAAGVARDSVSQRYRMVVEIRDALMHLEQRVPMGERRDSTAEYARWLANAVRVESLGREPLPATARPGFIARDLGAELEHLLALARCWPRVVRTERS; encoded by the coding sequence CGATGATCACCTGCGGGCGTTGGCTGCTGCTGAACGACACCGCCGCGCATCGCCTGATCAATGTCACGCTGAGCTGGATACTCGGGGCGTTGATCGCCTATGAGGCCAGTATCGGCCGCTCGTTCGCGGATGCGGGCTATCGGCTCTTCCTCGCCTGCGGGGTGATGGCCATGGCGAACTTCTACGGAGTGGTCCGGCTCTTCGACGGTGGAGATATTCGGACCACCCGGCGCAAGCAGTTGCTGTACAACGCCATCGGCGCGCCGGGCGCGGTCGCGGTGCTGATCATCGGGCGACCTGCCGAATCGAGCCTCACCTGGGAAACCCTGGTCGTTTGGGCGATCTTCAACATTCCGATGCTGCTGGTGGCCGGGCGGACCGCGCGGCAGTCTCTGCGCGAGGTCCGGTCCGCCGATGGGTCGACCCGCGGCAGGCTGTGGTTCGGCCTGCTGCTGCTCGCCGCGCTGGTGTGGGGATACTCCGCGATCGCCAGCGGGGTAATCGTGCTTTGTGGCGGCGAGCTGGTCAGCCCGGCCAGGGACTGGACCATCCCGGCGTGCCTGATTTTCATGGCCGTCATCGCGCTGACCGGGGTGCCGCTGCTGGATGTGCTGCTCGAGCGGATGGGCTGGGACCGGGCGGGTCGGGATATGCGTAGGCTGCACCGGCTGTGGCGGGATGTCACGGCGGCGGTGCCCGAGGTCGTGCTGCGGCCGGCGGCCGGGGTGGCGCGGGATTCGGTCTCCCAGCGCTACCGGATGGTGGTGGAGATCCGGGATGCGCTGATGCATCTGGAGCAGCGGGTTCCCATGGGTGAGCGACGGGATTCGACGGCGGAGTACGCGCGCTGGCTGGCCAACGCCGTGCGCGTGGAATCGCTTGGCCGCGAACCGCTTCCGGCCACCGCCCGGCCCGGGTTCATCGCCAGGGATCTGGGGGCCGAACTCGAGCATCTGTTGGCGCTGGCGCGGTGCTGGCCGCGTGTGGTGCGTACCGAGAGGTCTTGA
- a CDS encoding MFS transporter — MTIPNDLDLGEVQTIRRRLRYDRDHPHYKWIVLTNTTLGILLTTINSSILLISLPAIFRGIGLNPLEAGNVGYLLWMLMGYLLATAVLVVMFGRLGDIYGRVRVYNLGFLVFALCAVALSFDPLQGGAGALWIIVWRVVQGVGGAMLTANSTAILTDAFPAKQRGTALGINMVAAVAGSFLGLLIGGVLSEWDWRAVFWVSVPIGILGTVWSYRSLHEVGVRSAGKVDWAGTITFGLGLTALLTGITYGIQPYGGHTTGWTSPWVLSAVIGGLVLLGVFCVVESKVAQPMFHLGLFRNRAFGLGNFAQLMVSIGRGGMQFMLIIWLQGIWLPLHGFSFESTPLWAGIYLLPLTVGFLAAGPLSGWLSDRYGARPFTTGGALLAGVTFLLLLVIPVDFNYWLFALIILLNGIGSGLFFSPNTAAIMSSVPAAQRGAASGMRGTLFNGGNALSMGIFFSLMVIGLAASLPSALDSGLRAQGVSATAAGEVAGLPPVGSLFAAFLGYNPIQELLGPTGELAKPGVNADALTGQEFFPHLLTGPFHSGLLVVFISAAVMMFLAAAASYLSGGKYIHDEDAELAEADELAAARVTVAAR, encoded by the coding sequence GTGACGATTCCAAACGATCTCGACCTCGGTGAGGTTCAGACCATCCGCCGCAGGCTGCGCTACGACCGGGACCACCCGCACTACAAGTGGATCGTCCTGACCAACACCACCCTCGGCATCCTGCTGACCACCATCAACTCCTCGATCCTGCTCATCTCGCTGCCCGCCATCTTCCGCGGCATCGGGCTGAACCCGCTGGAGGCGGGCAACGTCGGCTACCTGCTGTGGATGTTGATGGGCTATCTACTCGCCACCGCGGTGCTCGTGGTGATGTTCGGCAGGCTCGGCGATATCTACGGGCGCGTCCGGGTCTACAACCTGGGATTCCTGGTCTTCGCGCTGTGCGCGGTCGCGCTGTCCTTCGATCCGCTCCAGGGCGGGGCGGGCGCGCTGTGGATCATCGTGTGGCGCGTCGTCCAGGGCGTCGGCGGCGCGATGCTCACCGCCAACTCCACCGCCATCCTCACCGACGCGTTCCCGGCCAAACAGCGCGGCACCGCGCTCGGCATCAATATGGTTGCGGCCGTTGCCGGTTCATTCCTCGGGCTGCTGATCGGCGGGGTGCTGTCCGAATGGGATTGGCGCGCGGTGTTCTGGGTGAGCGTGCCGATCGGCATCCTCGGCACGGTGTGGTCGTACCGGTCGCTGCACGAGGTCGGCGTGCGCTCCGCGGGCAAGGTCGACTGGGCGGGCACCATCACCTTCGGGCTCGGGCTCACCGCACTGCTCACCGGAATCACCTACGGCATCCAGCCTTACGGCGGCCACACCACCGGCTGGACCAGCCCGTGGGTGCTGTCGGCCGTCATCGGCGGGCTGGTGTTGCTCGGCGTGTTCTGCGTGGTGGAGTCGAAGGTCGCCCAACCGATGTTCCACCTCGGGCTGTTCCGCAACCGGGCGTTCGGCCTGGGCAACTTCGCCCAACTGATGGTCTCCATCGGCCGCGGCGGCATGCAGTTCATGCTGATCATCTGGCTGCAGGGCATCTGGCTGCCGCTGCACGGGTTCAGCTTCGAATCGACACCGCTGTGGGCCGGTATCTACCTGCTCCCGCTGACCGTGGGATTCCTTGCGGCAGGCCCACTTTCGGGTTGGCTCTCGGACCGCTACGGGGCCAGGCCGTTCACCACCGGCGGCGCGCTGCTCGCCGGGGTGACCTTCCTGCTGCTGCTCGTCATCCCGGTCGATTTCAACTACTGGCTGTTCGCGCTGATCATCCTGCTCAACGGCATCGGAAGCGGACTGTTCTTCTCGCCCAACACCGCCGCCATCATGTCCAGCGTGCCCGCGGCGCAGCGCGGCGCCGCCTCCGGCATGCGCGGCACGCTGTTCAACGGCGGCAATGCGCTGTCGATGGGAATCTTCTTCTCCCTCATGGTGATCGGCCTGGCCGCCAGCCTGCCCTCGGCCCTGGATTCCGGCCTACGGGCACAAGGGGTTTCGGCGACCGCGGCCGGTGAGGTCGCCGGACTGCCGCCGGTCGGCAGCCTGTTCGCCGCCTTCCTCGGCTACAACCCGATTCAGGAATTGCTCGGCCCCACCGGCGAATTGGCCAAACCGGGCGTCAACGCCGACGCGCTCACCGGCCAGGAATTCTTCCCCCATCTGCTCACCGGCCCCTTCCACTCCGGCCTCCTGGTGGTCTTCATCTCCGCCGCCGTCATGATGTTCCTCGCCGCGGCCGCCTCCTACCTCTCCGGCGGCAAATACATCCACGACGAGGACGCCGAACTCGCCGAGGCCGACGAGCTGGCCGCCGCCCGCGTCACCGTAGCCGCGCGCTGA